In the genome of Botrytis cinerea B05.10 chromosome 13, complete sequence, one region contains:
- the Bchex2 gene encoding Bchex2: MAEKTNTQYEETEVAHTRSDDEKHAEVGAKVVLGNETFNEAMLKEPPKAFTWSTIQLYTACFIGFFCATMNGYDGSLINNLLVNPWFLDFYHGENAGIWAGIVTSMYQIGGVVSLPFVGPAADTFGRRFGMWLGCLCIILGTIIQGVATREAGVRQFMGGRFLLGFGVNIASAAGPMYVVEVSHPAYRGVVTAIFNCFWFTGSIIASGVARGASNIGGDESWRLIIWIQLMFSSIIFISAYFLPESPRWLYVNNKRDQAKKMLTKFHGEGNPESVWVSLQLNEYEELLEMDGADKRWWDYRALFKSKSTCYRLFCNVSVTIFGQWAGNAVLSYFMGKVLETIGIDSAIGQANVILINNCQQFCWALFGAAMVDRIGRRPLLLFSNIGCCVVWLAMTVSAALFQESIPNPSDPASVGTNHAAGTASLAFIFIFGAVYSVGFTPLQALYPVEVLSFEMRAKGMGFSGFAVAAAGLLNQFAWPVSMQKIGWKTYIIFTIWCAVQSTVVWFFIPETRNRTLEELDEIFNSPNPVKTSIAKKRLGIDAYGDVVNIQDA, encoded by the exons ATGGCGGAGAAGACAAATACTCAGTACGAGGAGACCGAGGTCGCTCACACTCGAAGTGACGATGAG AAACATGCCGAAGTTGGTGCCAAAGTCGTTCTCGGAAATGAAACATTCAACGAAGCCATGCTCAAGGAGCCTCCCAAGGCTTTCACTTGGTCAACAATCCAACTCTACACAGCTTGCTTTATCGGATTCTTCTGTGCTACCATGAACGGTTATGATGGATCGCTCATCAACAACTTACTTGTGAACCCTTGGTTTCTCGATTTCTACCACGGTGAAAACGCTGGAATCTGGGCCGGTATTGTTACTTCCATGTACCAAATTGGTGGTGTCGTTTCATTGCCATTCGTTGGACCCGCAGCCGATACTTTCGGACGAAGATTTGGAATGTGGCTCGGATGTCTCTGCATTATTCTCGGTACGATCATTCAAGGAGTTGCAACCAGAGAGGCAGGTGTAAGACAATTCATGGGTGGTCGTTTCTTGCTTGGTTTTGGTGTCAACATCGCTTCCGCCGCTGGTCCCATGTATGTTGTTGAAGTTTCTCACCCGGCATATCGTGGTGTAGTCACagccatcttcaattgcttttg GTTCACTGGATCAATTATTGCTAGCGGAGTAGCTCGTGGAGCAAGCAACATCGGAGGCGACGAATCATGGAGACTCATCATTTGGATCCAATTGATGTTCTCCAGTATCATCTTTATTTCCGCTTACTTCCTCCCCGAATCCCCAAGATGGCTCTACGTCAACAACAAACGCGATCAAGCCAAGAAGATGCTTACCAAGTTCCACGGAGAAGGAAATCCAGAAAGTGTATGGGTCAGCTTGCAACTCAATGAATACGAAGAACTCTTGGAAATGGACGGTGCCGACAAGCGTTGGTGGGATTACAGAGCGCTTTTCAAGAGCAAGTCGACTTGCTATCGTCTGTTCTGTAATGTTAGTGTCACGATCTTTGGTCAATGGGCTGGAAATG CTGTCTTGTCATATTTCATGGGCAAAGTTCTTGAGACCATCGGTATTGACAGTGCTATCGGTCAAGCAAACGtcattctcatcaacaaTTGTCAACAGTTCTGCTGGGCCCTCTTCGGTGCCGCAATGGTTGATCGTATTGGACGTcgtcctcttcttctcttctctaaCATTG GTTGTTGCGTAGTCTGGCTCGCTATGACCGTCTCCGCCGCTCTCTTCCAAGAATCTATTCCCAATCCCTCGGATCCCGCATCCGTCGGCACAAACCACGCAGCCGGTACCGCCTCCCTCgctttcatcttcatcttcggtGCCGTCTACTCGGTCGGTTTCACACCTCTCCAAGCTCTCTACCCCGTCGAAGTTCTCTCCTTCGAAATGCGCGCCAAGGGAATGGGATTCTCCGGTTTCGCCGTTGCAGCCGCCGGTCTCCTGAACCAATTCGCATGGCCCGTCTCCATGCAAAAGATCGGCTGGAAAACCTACATCATCTTTACCATTTGGTGTGCGGTTCAATCTACAGTCGTATGGTTCTTCATCCCCGAAACCCGAAATCGTACGTTGGAGGAGCTGGATGAGATTTTCAACAGTCCCAACCCGGTCAAGACATCGATCGCAAAGAAGAGATTGGGCATTGATGCTTATGGTGATGTGGTTAATATTCAAGATGCTTAA